In Chanodichthys erythropterus isolate Z2021 chromosome 11, ASM2448905v1, whole genome shotgun sequence, a single window of DNA contains:
- the nr1h3 gene encoding oxysterols receptor LXR-alpha — translation MSTLSTTDITDVGHGDSLCCASKEGPSAATAEVKQETLSHTAPYSTSHNELNDTLLMEPNDIKMYPSEDTPAPEGQPMKRKKGPAPKMLGNEVCSVCGDKASGFHYNVLSCEGCKGFFRRSVIKGAQYTCKNSGRCEMDMYMRRKCQQCRLRKCREAGMLEQCVLSEEQIRLKKMKKQEEETARTSTVATPSPAPEMPPLAPEQQEMIEKLVAMQKQCNKRSFLDRPKVTPWPQSQDPLNREVRQQRFAHFTELAIMSVQEIVDFAKQLPGFLELTREDQIALLKTSTIEIMLLETSRRYNPAIDSITFLKDFSYNKEDFAKAGLQFEFINPIFEFSKGMNDLHLDEAEYALLIAINIFSADRPNVQDHELVERLQQPYVDALHSYIRIKRPNDHLMFPRMLMKLVSLRTLSSVHSEQVFALRLQDKKLPPLLSEIWDVHE, via the exons ATGTCCACCCTTTCTACGACTGATATCACTGATGTTGGTCATG GGGACTCTCTGTGCTGTGCCAGTAAAGAGGGCCCTTCAGCAGCGACAGCAGAAGTGAAACAGGAGACTCTCAGTCATACGGCCCCATACAGCACATCACACAATGAGCTGAACGACACGCTGCTCATGGAGCCCAACGACATCAAGATGTACCCCTCAGAGGACACCCCTGCACCAG agGGTCAGCCAATGAAGAGAAAGAAGGGCCCTGCTCCCAAGATGTTGGGAAATGAGGTGTGTAGCGTAtgtggagacaaagcatctggCTTTCATTATAATGTGCTGAGCTGTGAGGGCTGTAAAGGTTTCTTCAGACGCAGCGTGATCAAAGGAGCTCAGTACACCTGCAAGAACTCTGGCCGTTGCGAGATGGACATGTACATGCGCCGCAAGTGTCAGCAGTGCCGTCTGCGCAAGTGCAGGGAGGCGGGCATGCTGGAGCAAT GTGTGCTTTCAGAAGAGCAGATCCGACTGAAGAAGATGAAAAAACAGGAAGAAGAGACGGCACGTACCTCTACAGTCGCAACACCCAGCCCTGCCCCTGAGATGCCCCCTCTGGCTCCTGAACAGCAGGAGATGATCGAAAAGCTGGTGGCCATGCAGAAACAGTGCAACAAACGCTCTTTTCTTGATCGGCCCAAAGTCACT cCATGGCCACAGAGTCAGGACCCACTTAACCGAGAGGTTCGACAACAGCGGTTTGCTCATTTCACCGAGCTGGCCATCATGTCTGTGCAGGAGATTGTAGACTTTGCTAAACAGCTGCCTGGCTTCCTGGAGCTCACCCGAGAGGACCAGATCGCCCTGCTGAAGACCTCAACTATAGAG ATCATGCTGCTAGAGACTTCTAGACGTTATAACCCAGCGATAGACAGCATCACCTTCCTCAAAGACTTCAGTTACAATAAAGAAGATTTCGCCAAAGCAG GGCTGCAGTTTGAGTTCATCAACCCCATCTTTGAGTTTTCAAAAGGCATGAATGACCTCCACCTGGATGAGGCAGAGTACGCTTTGCTCATCGCTATCAACATTTTCTCAGCAG ACCGACCGAACGTGCAGGATCACGAGTTAGTGGAAAGACTACAGCAGCCATATGTGGACGCCCTCCACTCTTACATCAGAATAAAACGACCCAAT GATCATCTGATGTTTCCCCGTATGCTGATGAAGCTGGTCAGCCTCCGCACACTGAGCAGCGTCCACTCAGAGCAAGTCTTTGCTCTGCGCCTCCAAGACAAGAAACTCCCGCCTCTGCTTTCTGAAATTTGGGATGTCCATGAGTGA